From Candidatus Methylomirabilis sp., the proteins below share one genomic window:
- the rfaQ gene encoding putative lipopolysaccharide heptosyltransferase III, with the protein MPTPGIVAPERILVIKLRYLGDVLLSTPVLAGLRAVFPKAHLSMLVNPGTEAMIATNPHLDEVLIAERAGSPLRQLGFAAALRRRRFDLVLDLTDGDRAAILSRLTGAAIRVGFNREGRWRGRLYTHLVPMQEQPMPMIRQHLMALEALGIPVAPTLPVLKVRPADESAAGEALTALKIAPGERFVAVHPGARWWFKSWPAARFAALIDYIQGKLGVKAVLLGSVADQEITEAILGQVETGCRSLAGRLTLLELAGLLRQAALFVGNDNGPMHIAAAMGTPVVGLFGPADPRIWGPAGQGHATLYKGIDCRPCFPGGCRRGEQNCMRLIALDEVIPVVERMLGRPPKRIEIP; encoded by the coding sequence ATGCCGACCCCTGGCATAGTTGCACCGGAGCGGATATTGGTGATCAAGCTCCGATACCTGGGGGACGTGCTGCTCAGTACGCCGGTCCTGGCTGGGCTCAGGGCGGTCTTTCCCAAGGCCCACCTCTCGATGCTGGTCAATCCTGGGACCGAGGCGATGATCGCCACCAATCCTCATCTCGACGAGGTGTTGATCGCGGAGCGGGCAGGATCGCCGCTGCGCCAGCTCGGGTTTGCCGCCGCGCTGCGTCGGCGCCGCTTCGACCTCGTGCTCGACCTGACCGACGGTGATCGAGCGGCGATCCTGAGCCGGCTCACCGGCGCCGCGATCAGGGTCGGCTTCAATCGGGAGGGTCGCTGGCGCGGGCGGCTGTACACGCATCTGGTCCCGATGCAGGAGCAGCCGATGCCGATGATCCGCCAGCATCTGATGGCTCTGGAGGCGCTGGGGATTCCGGTTGCTCCTACGCTGCCTGTACTCAAGGTGAGGCCGGCCGATGAGTCGGCCGCCGGCGAAGCGCTTACCGCGCTCAAGATCGCGCCCGGCGAGCGCTTCGTGGCGGTGCACCCAGGCGCCCGGTGGTGGTTTAAGAGCTGGCCCGCCGCTCGATTCGCGGCCCTTATAGACTATATTCAGGGGAAACTCGGCGTCAAAGCGGTGCTGCTTGGTTCAGTTGCAGATCAGGAGATCACGGAGGCGATCCTCGGCCAGGTGGAAACCGGCTGCCGTTCGTTGGCCGGGCGCCTGACGCTCCTGGAACTGGCCGGGCTGCTTCGACAGGCCGCTCTCTTTGTCGGAAACGATAACGGACCGATGCATATCGCGGCGGCGATGGGGACGCCGGTGGTCGGCCTGTTTGGTCCTGCCGACCCGAGGATCTGGGGGCCGGCCGGTCAGGGCCATGCCACGCTCTACAAGGGAATTGATTGCCGGCCCTGCTTTCCTGGCGGGTGCCGGCGGGGGGAACAGAACTGTATGCGGTTGATCGCGCTTGACGAGGTGATTCCCGTCGTGGAGCGGATGCTCGGACGGCCGCCAAAGCGGATCGAGATCCCATGA
- a CDS encoding glycosyltransferase family 1 protein → MFIRQAGIGQYVANLITHMVRLAPEDEFVLYRTGMWGESKTPTEWGRNVRVVSAPKLLLRVRSRLDELDVYHGTSYRLRGIGRCGSIVSIHDLAAERMPGIAPRRWGARLASKKTRRTVHRATLVVVPSEHAAQDVSDMMGVSREKIEIINQGVGDDYYPEHVAGGREALCRRYALRKDRYVLFVGTLEPRKNVPTLVQAFGRLTHIRRSHCLVLVGAPGQGIQEIADVVRSSGLDEEVVMPGYLPPEEVRRLYSYADLFVYPSLYEGFGLPPLEAMACGTPTITSNTSSLPEVVGEAALQVDPLDAEAMADAMNTVLEDQTLAAMLRARGFERAKRFSWEGTARKTLQAYHRVGGR, encoded by the coding sequence ATGTTCATACGGCAGGCCGGGATTGGTCAATATGTGGCCAATCTCATCACGCACATGGTGCGCTTGGCCCCCGAGGATGAGTTTGTGCTGTACCGCACCGGTATGTGGGGCGAATCGAAGACCCCGACGGAATGGGGCAGAAATGTTCGCGTGGTGTCCGCTCCAAAACTTCTGCTGCGGGTGAGGAGCCGGCTTGACGAGTTGGATGTCTACCATGGGACGAGCTATCGGCTTCGGGGCATCGGCAGATGTGGGAGCATCGTCTCGATTCATGACTTGGCGGCCGAACGCATGCCCGGTATCGCGCCGCGGCGTTGGGGAGCCCGCCTGGCATCAAAGAAGACCAGGCGCACCGTACATCGAGCCACCCTTGTTGTGGTTCCGTCCGAGCACGCAGCGCAAGACGTGAGTGATATGATGGGCGTGTCCCGCGAGAAGATTGAGATCATCAATCAAGGCGTAGGCGACGACTACTACCCCGAGCATGTTGCGGGGGGTCGCGAGGCGCTTTGTCGTCGGTATGCCTTGCGCAAGGACAGGTATGTACTGTTCGTGGGGACGCTCGAGCCGCGCAAAAATGTCCCCACACTGGTGCAGGCCTTTGGTCGGCTGACGCACATACGGCGCTCTCACTGTCTCGTGCTCGTTGGCGCTCCCGGACAGGGAATTCAGGAGATTGCTGATGTCGTCAGGAGCTCGGGTCTGGATGAGGAGGTCGTCATGCCGGGCTATCTTCCTCCGGAGGAGGTCCGACGCCTCTATTCCTACGCCGACCTGTTTGTCTATCCTTCGCTCTATGAGGGGTTCGGGTTGCCGCCCCTGGAGGCGATGGCGTGCGGAACCCCCACCATTACCTCGAACACATCCTCGCTCCCCGAGGTTGTCGGAGAGGCGGCGCTCCAGGTGGATCCCCTGGACGCTGAGGCCATGGCTGACGCGATGAACACTGTTCTGGAGGACCAGACGCTGGCCGCAATGCTTCGAGCGCGCGGGTTCGAACGCGCAAAGCGATTTTCGTGGGAGGGAACCGCGCGCAAGACGCTGCAGGCATATCACCGGGTGGGAGGTCGGTGA
- a CDS encoding glycosyltransferase family 39 protein → MTRGALEKEWLVLTLLFIWGLVVYYSYLGVPLRGDEGMYAAIARRMVRTGDWLQLVYEGRPYVNKPPLHFWLMALSFALWGSSEFAVRFPSATFGIGLVFLVYVSGKLLFDRRLGVIAALITTTTLSAVWHAHQARFDVELAFWMNLAFVAFYLAYRRGGRRLGALCFAFLSMAVATMLKGPVGLLLPAGAAFTFLALTRRVKVLAEIPFLLGGVAVFLLVTVPYYLGLGGEFNRHFFVDQNLTRVVHAPNSPFFYLVMIFAVFFPWSLFLPCAVLTLVRSRSRYRDEADLLLRVWSIGFFVLLSLPAGKAERFLVYLIPSFALLMARYWDHLFRYADTLQPMEARLLRVAAFLLGLVGVLGLFVGPRLIQLRFLMPHDVWPIPLALLLGIGCIGVLYTACRSQPWAIFSSVAAVAIVMTIGLVQYFYPTLARYESAKVIAEQVRAVVGDSPLVIFHPGRSLGEDILYYLDRPSPVPELQTPDEVYAAFTVERQIFGLLSKSSFEALEQRGNLPLKRLADHSYRQRDFVLVMNRDRL, encoded by the coding sequence ATGACGAGAGGGGCGCTGGAAAAGGAGTGGCTGGTCCTGACTCTCCTGTTCATTTGGGGGCTTGTCGTCTACTACTCGTATCTGGGTGTGCCGCTGAGAGGTGACGAGGGGATGTACGCGGCCATTGCGCGAAGAATGGTCCGGACCGGGGACTGGCTGCAGCTTGTCTACGAGGGGCGTCCCTACGTCAATAAACCCCCGCTGCATTTCTGGCTTATGGCGCTTTCCTTCGCGCTGTGGGGGTCGAGTGAGTTTGCCGTTCGATTTCCATCAGCGACCTTCGGGATCGGGCTGGTGTTCCTGGTGTACGTCAGCGGGAAACTGCTGTTCGACCGGCGGCTGGGCGTGATCGCGGCGCTCATCACGACTACCACGCTGTCCGCTGTCTGGCATGCCCATCAGGCCAGATTCGATGTCGAGCTGGCGTTCTGGATGAATCTTGCGTTCGTGGCCTTCTATCTGGCGTACCGGAGAGGCGGACGTCGGCTCGGCGCTCTCTGTTTCGCCTTTCTGTCGATGGCCGTGGCAACGATGCTCAAGGGTCCGGTAGGTCTCCTGCTGCCGGCAGGCGCGGCATTTACCTTTTTGGCGCTCACGCGGCGAGTCAAGGTGCTTGCAGAGATTCCGTTCCTTCTGGGCGGTGTAGCGGTCTTTCTGCTTGTCACCGTGCCCTATTATCTGGGGTTAGGCGGTGAGTTTAACCGGCACTTTTTTGTCGACCAGAATCTGACCCGCGTTGTCCACGCGCCAAACTCACCGTTTTTCTATCTCGTGATGATTTTTGCGGTGTTCTTTCCCTGGAGCCTCTTTCTCCCTTGTGCGGTTCTTACCCTCGTGAGGTCTCGCTCCCGTTATCGTGACGAAGCGGACCTGCTGCTCCGCGTCTGGTCTATCGGCTTTTTCGTACTCTTGAGCCTGCCGGCAGGGAAGGCTGAGCGGTTTCTTGTGTATCTCATCCCGTCGTTCGCCCTGCTGATGGCCCGATACTGGGATCATCTCTTTCGGTATGCCGATACCTTGCAACCGATGGAAGCTCGTCTGCTCAGGGTCGCAGCCTTCCTCCTGGGTCTGGTCGGCGTGCTGGGCCTGTTTGTCGGGCCACGGCTCATCCAATTGCGTTTCCTCATGCCCCATGATGTCTGGCCTATCCCCCTTGCGCTGCTTCTAGGCATCGGGTGCATCGGTGTCCTCTATACCGCCTGCAGGAGCCAACCGTGGGCCATCTTTTCGAGCGTGGCGGCGGTCGCCATCGTGATGACCATCGGTCTTGTTCAATACTTTTATCCCACGCTCGCCAGATATGAATCTGCAAAGGTCATTGCCGAGCAGGTTCGCGCGGTTGTGGGCGACTCCCCCCTGGTAATTTTTCACCCGGGCCGGTCGTTAGGCGAGGATATCCTCTACTATCTCGATCGACCATCTCCGGTGCCGGAACTCCAGACACCCGATGAGGTCTACGCTGCTTTTACGGTTGAGCGGCAGATCTTCGGTCTCCTGAGCAAAAGCAGCTTCGAGGCGCTTGAGCAGCGAGGCAACCTCCCGCTCAAGCGTCTCGCGGACCATTCATACCGCCAACGAGACTTTGTGCTGGTGATGAATCGCGACAGGCTGTAA
- a CDS encoding glycosyltransferase family 4 protein: MVRPKRILYIYRSLGENYGGALVDLLNVVARLDPTRYTATILLSCGDEPMTRFRRLGVETISLPLPPLRKGKSIPFLPFAVLRLWRLLRAREIALVHVNDADDAAIASMACRLIGIPCVAHMRSEMVPNKFRKLCLHWADLLIAVSEGVRGKAIQGGIPAEKVVTVYSGIDPERAKASGDGRSIRAERGISPETLVIGSVANIAPKKGYDVLIRAMAKARQDINDLACLIVGADERGLQEGLERLGVSLGLDGRVWFAGFQEDVIPYLDAMDLFVLASVDEGFGIVLLEAMACGKPVVATRVDGPSEIVEDGRTGLLVPPRDSDAMANALVELLKDPERRARMGQQGRERIETVFGPDSQMRILSSLYDQLLSRLPEKFERRGWT, from the coding sequence ATGGTTCGCCCGAAGCGGATTCTCTACATTTATCGGTCGCTCGGTGAGAACTACGGCGGGGCGCTGGTAGACCTCCTCAATGTCGTGGCGCGACTTGATCCAACGCGCTATACGGCCACGATCCTCCTCTCGTGCGGGGATGAGCCCATGACCAGATTTCGTCGCCTTGGGGTGGAGACGATCTCTCTTCCGCTCCCCCCGCTCAGGAAGGGGAAGTCGATTCCTTTTCTTCCGTTTGCAGTCCTGAGACTTTGGCGACTGCTTCGCGCAAGGGAGATCGCCCTTGTCCACGTCAACGATGCCGACGATGCTGCCATCGCTTCTATGGCCTGCCGCCTCATTGGGATCCCCTGTGTGGCCCACATGCGCAGCGAAATGGTGCCGAACAAATTCAGGAAGCTATGCCTGCATTGGGCCGATCTCCTGATCGCCGTGTCGGAGGGTGTGCGGGGGAAAGCCATCCAAGGCGGGATACCGGCGGAGAAGGTGGTCACCGTCTATAGCGGTATTGATCCTGAGAGGGCCAAGGCATCCGGAGACGGTCGGAGCATCAGGGCGGAGCGCGGCATTTCTCCGGAGACCCTTGTGATCGGGAGCGTGGCGAATATCGCCCCCAAAAAGGGCTACGATGTCCTCATTCGGGCGATGGCCAAGGCAAGGCAGGACATCAATGACCTGGCCTGTCTCATTGTAGGGGCCGATGAGCGCGGCTTGCAGGAGGGATTAGAGCGGTTAGGAGTATCTCTCGGTCTGGACGGCAGGGTGTGGTTTGCCGGATTCCAGGAAGATGTAATTCCTTACCTTGATGCCATGGACCTGTTCGTTCTGGCTTCTGTCGATGAGGGGTTCGGGATCGTGCTGCTGGAGGCGATGGCCTGCGGGAAGCCGGTGGTGGCAACGAGAGTGGATGGCCCATCCGAGATCGTGGAAGACGGGCGGACCGGCCTGTTGGTGCCTCCTAGAGACTCTGACGCGATGGCCAACGCGCTTGTAGAACTCCTGAAAGATCCGGAGCGGCGCGCTCGCATGGGGCAACAGGGCCGGGAGCGGATCGAGACCGTCTTCGGCCCGGATTCGCAGATGAGGATCCTGAGTAGTCTATATGATCAACTGCTGAGTCGGCTGCCGGAGAAATTCGAAAGGCGTGGGTGGACATGA
- a CDS encoding O-antigen ligase family protein, protein MMTTDREQFIRFAEQGLRLSILFTVFFMPISESAKNIGFASALGMWALRAVGRRRFDMRIPTLGWFFFGLLGVSFMSAMRWDVLNACGALNVARGITDIFIYSFFFLLIVNSLNSESQVRSVMLTMIVATGIGDVAGIYRYFLVPTTAVRLSVPGLSFTAAFLAMALVAMAALLIHIRFDVRWRLCIGVVMVLSAVALVFTHTRSMWLITGLNLGILSAMGRVWKWPIMLLAFFVAVAFVAVKSDVLIKQRVISLMAPWQDTSFLDRIPVWKRALRMAQDHPFLGVGPKCFRPSREKYDIPEEFGQAHNLLVHVAAELGGLGLLALLALIGAYAHFLVTIRRRVACDLARALWWAATGSFLVILGGGIIDQLLGHQVALLFATLTGLLIVAVDLAERKPLSTQLSA, encoded by the coding sequence ATGATGACGACAGATCGCGAACAATTCATACGGTTCGCCGAACAGGGTCTGCGCCTGTCCATTCTTTTCACGGTGTTTTTTATGCCGATCTCAGAATCCGCAAAGAATATCGGGTTCGCGTCTGCGCTTGGCATGTGGGCGCTGAGAGCGGTTGGGCGCCGACGCTTCGACATGAGGATCCCCACCTTGGGGTGGTTCTTCTTCGGGCTATTGGGGGTCTCCTTCATGAGCGCCATGCGGTGGGATGTGCTGAATGCCTGCGGCGCCCTGAATGTCGCTAGAGGAATCACCGATATATTTATCTACAGCTTCTTCTTCCTCTTGATCGTGAATTCGCTCAATTCGGAATCTCAGGTCAGGTCGGTCATGCTGACCATGATAGTTGCCACCGGAATCGGCGATGTTGCTGGGATATACAGATATTTTCTGGTTCCCACCACAGCGGTGCGCCTGAGCGTTCCTGGACTGTCTTTTACCGCCGCCTTCCTTGCCATGGCGCTTGTTGCTATGGCAGCCTTGTTGATCCATATTCGATTCGATGTTCGCTGGCGACTATGCATCGGGGTTGTCATGGTCCTGTCCGCCGTCGCCCTTGTGTTTACCCACACCAGATCGATGTGGCTCATTACAGGGCTCAACCTGGGAATCCTCAGTGCAATGGGACGGGTCTGGAAGTGGCCTATCATGTTGCTCGCCTTCTTTGTGGCCGTGGCCTTTGTAGCCGTAAAATCGGATGTGCTGATCAAGCAGCGGGTGATCAGCCTGATGGCGCCCTGGCAGGATACAAGCTTCCTGGACAGAATTCCCGTCTGGAAGCGTGCCTTGCGTATGGCGCAGGATCATCCGTTCCTCGGGGTCGGGCCAAAGTGTTTTCGGCCCAGTCGGGAAAAATACGACATACCTGAGGAGTTCGGCCAAGCCCATAATCTGCTGGTGCATGTTGCCGCCGAACTCGGCGGCCTCGGTCTTCTGGCGCTGTTGGCCCTGATCGGAGCCTACGCACATTTTCTCGTGACTATCCGGCGCCGGGTGGCGTGTGACTTGGCCAGGGCGCTGTGGTGGGCGGCGACAGGATCTTTTCTCGTGATCCTCGGTGGTGGAATCATCGACCAGTTGCTGGGCCACCAAGTGGCCCTTCTTTTCGCAACACTGACAGGGCTGCTTATTGTTGCCGTCGATCTTGCAGAGAGAAAGCCGCTTTCCACTCAGTTGAGTGCGTGA
- a CDS encoding KpsF/GutQ family sugar-phosphate isomerase, translating to MIVDRGRHVLQIEAEAILALIPKLDERFDRAVEILRDCRGRVVLTGMGKSGSIAQKIASTLASTGTPAFFLHPAEGGHGDLGMLVRGDVVIAVSNSGETDELVGLLPAIKRLGLALIALVGDSASTLARQSDVAIDVSVAKEACPLALAPTASTTAALAMGDALAVVLLEQRGFTEADFALLHPAGNLGRRLFWRVQDLMHIGERLPVIAQGALMRDALAEISRKQFGMTAVVDEAGVLTGIITDGDLRRVLQDGIDLLQRQVRDCMTSHPKTIDKDALATRALEIMERYAITSLLIVDPEGRPEGVIHLHDLLRAGVV from the coding sequence ATGATCGTCGATCGAGGGCGACACGTGCTGCAGATCGAGGCCGAGGCAATCCTGGCCTTGATCCCGAAGCTTGATGAGCGGTTCGACCGGGCCGTCGAGATCCTCCGGGATTGCCGGGGCCGGGTCGTGCTGACCGGCATGGGCAAGTCCGGCTCGATTGCTCAGAAGATTGCCTCCACCCTGGCCAGCACCGGAACCCCCGCATTCTTCCTCCACCCCGCCGAGGGGGGGCATGGCGACCTTGGGATGCTGGTTCGCGGCGATGTCGTGATCGCGGTCTCGAACAGCGGCGAGACGGATGAACTTGTCGGCTTGCTCCCCGCAATCAAACGGCTCGGCCTCGCGCTGATCGCGCTGGTCGGCGATTCCGCTTCCACCCTTGCCAGGCAGAGCGACGTCGCGATCGATGTAAGCGTCGCGAAAGAAGCCTGCCCGCTGGCATTGGCTCCAACCGCCAGTACTACCGCAGCCCTGGCAATGGGCGATGCGCTTGCCGTGGTCCTGCTCGAGCAGCGCGGCTTCACCGAGGCGGACTTTGCGCTCCTGCATCCGGCCGGCAACTTGGGGCGGCGGCTGTTCTGGCGAGTGCAGGACCTCATGCATATTGGTGAGCGACTTCCCGTTATCGCTCAGGGTGCGCTCATGCGTGACGCGCTGGCCGAGATTTCGCGAAAGCAGTTCGGGATGACCGCTGTGGTGGACGAGGCCGGGGTCCTCACCGGGATCATTACCGATGGCGACCTGCGGCGGGTACTCCAGGACGGGATCGATCTGTTGCAGCGGCAGGTCAGGGATTGTATGACGTCGCACCCCAAGACCATCGACAAGGACGCCCTCGCGACCAGGGCGCTGGAGATCATGGAGCGGTACGCGATCACCTCTTTGCTGATCGTGGATCCCGAAGGGAGACCGGAGGGGGTCATCCATCTGCACGACCTCCTGAGGGCTGGGGTGGTATGA